The following proteins are encoded in a genomic region of Haemorhous mexicanus isolate bHaeMex1 chromosome 27, bHaeMex1.pri, whole genome shotgun sequence:
- the CD164L2 gene encoding CD164 sialomucin-like 2 protein, with translation MAPPGPAALRCALLCALLCAHGPAPTRAGECGELRSCELCTGSSHSHNGTGCVWVGCGTPEEPGAGSCVQRGSAAQGTCALYNSSALCRALKSHTEEPPRSHSKEPVTHSTRTTTTSAPLTGSPEFHAPGFDTASFIGGMVLVLCVQAVAFFLFKFIKSKDSTYQTLI, from the exons atgGCCCCGCCGGGTCCCGCGGCGCTGCGCTGCGCGCTCCTGTGCGCGCTGCTGTGCGCGCACGGACCCGCTCCCACCCGCGCAG GAGAGTGTGGCGAGCTGAGGTCCTGCGAGctgtgcacaggcagcagccactCCCACAACGGCACCGGCTGCGTCTGGGTGGGCTGCGGGACCCCCGAGGAGCCAG gagcagggagctgcgTGCAGAGAGGCTCAGCAGCGCAGGGGACCTGTGCACTCTACAACAGCAGCGCCCTGTGCCGAG CACTGAAGTCCCACACAGAAGAGCCTCCACGATCCCATAGCAAGGAGCCAGTGACACACTCCACAA GGACCACCACCACCAGTGCCCCGCTGACGGGCAGCCCCGAGTTCCACGCGCCCGGCTTCGACACGGCCAGCTTCATCGGGGGCatggtgctggtgctgtgcgTGCAGGCCGTGGCCTTCTTCCTCTTCAAGTTCATCAAGTCCAAGGACAGCACCTACCAAACGCT GATCTGA
- the SYTL1 gene encoding synaptotagmin-like protein 1, whose translation MLASLVHARHAEQPVSPAGPAPRAVPGLSPTPRMALQPELLDLSFLTEEERSCIARVLQRDWQLRRREEGRISKLRKSVSDPARLRSLTGDWFCDARAQRHQHQLGSDLVRASIRRRRRPRGTGELERSPSLDAIDEPLAEEREDEDGALETDESSPPEEVQEATEPQPSPPGPAVEGTPRSQPMLQGDTPPREQESPAQPPPDDTGGPSLGSSSAEEDEEDEEDEEDEEEQDSAHGSHSPGQRPETPQMDQTPPDPLSPQNGHTPPSLLSTSSSVSSLSSSTLSGSLMSLYSEGELGRVAVRGCVQFSLRYQAAEKELQVHVLRCRQLAEAKKQRSDPYIKTYLLPDKSNRSKRKTAVRKRSLDPVFNETLKYKLEKRDLQGRTLNLSVWHHDSLGRNLFLGEVEVALGTWDWANTRPEWFSLQPRMPISSDGLASRGSLNLALKFIPAGSEGAGMPPTGELHIWVKDAQSLIPLQSGTVDAFVQCYVLPDDSKASRQKTRVVKRSLNPLFNHTMVYDGFQARDLAEACAEFTLWHHEAFSKRQLGGIRLSLGTGSSYGLPVGWMDSTAEEQGVWKQLLQQPGRWVEALLPLRTNLVPRA comes from the exons GCAGCCCGTGTCCCCGGCCGGGCCAGCCCCGCgggctgtccccgggctgtccccaaCGCCCCGCATGGCGCTGCAGCCCGAGCTGCTGGACCTGAGCTTCCTGACGGAGGAGGAGCGGAGCTGCATCGCCCGGGTGCTGCAGCGGGACTGGCAGCTCCGCCGGCGGGAGGAGGGCCGCATCAG CAAGCTCCGCAAGTCGGTGTCGGACCCGGCGCGGCTGCGGAGCCTCACCGGGGACTGGTTCTGCGACGCCCGCGCCCAGCgccaccagcaccagctgggCTCCGACCTGGTCCGAGCCTCCATCCGCCGCAGGAGGCGGCCCCGGG ggacGGGGGAGCTGGAGCGCAGCCCCAGCCTGGACGCCATTGATGAGCCactggcagaggagagggaggatgaggatggtgcCTTGGAGACGGACGAGAG TTCCCCCCCCGAGGAGGTGCAGGAGGCCACTGAGCCCCAG cccagcccccctggcccagctgtggAGGGAACCCCGAGGTCACAGCCCATGCTGCAGGGTGACACCCCCCCgagggagcaggagagcccggcccagccccccCCAG ATGACACCGGAGGTCCCTCCCTCGGCTCGAGCAGCGcggaggaggatgaggaggatgaggaggacgaggaggatgaggaggagcaggactCGGCACAcggcagccacagccctgggcag AGACCAGAGACCCCCCAGATGGATCAGACTCCCCCCGACCCACTGTCCCCACAGAACGGCCACACCCCCCCGAGCCTGCTGAGCACCAGTTCCTCTGTGTCCAGCCTCAGCTCCTCCACA CTGAGCGGGAGCCTGATGAGCCTGTACAGCGAGGGcgagctgggcagggtggcCGTGCGGGGCTGCGTGCAGTTCTCCCTGCGCTACCAGGCGGCcgagaaggagctgcaggtgcaCGTCCTGCGCTGCCGCCAGCTGGCCGAGGCCAAGAAGCAGCGCTCGGACCC GTACATCAAGACCTACCTGCTGCCCGACAAGTCCAACCGCAGCAAGCGCAAGACGGcggtgaggaagaggagcttGGATCCCGTCTTCAACGAGACCCTCAAG TACAAGCTGGAGAAGAGGGACCTGCAGGGCCGGACCCTGAACCTCTCCGTGTGGCACCACGACAGCCTGGGCAGGAACCTCTTCCTGGGGGAGGTGGAGGTGGCGCTGGGCACCTGGGACTGGGCCAACACACGGCCCGAGTGGTTCAGTCTCCAGCCACGG ATGCCCATCTCCTCGGACGGCCTGGCCAGCCGTGGCAGCCTCAACCTGGCGCTCAAGTTCATCCCTGCTGGCTCAGAAG GAGCGGGGATGCCACCCACGGGCGAGCTGCACATCTGGGTGAAGGACGCTCAGAGCCTCATCCCGCTGCAGAGCGGCACCGTGGACGCCTTCGTGCAGTG CTACGTGCTGCCGGATGACAGCAAGGCCAGCCGGCAGAAGACGCGGGTGGTGAAGCGGAGCCTGAACCCCCTCTTCAACCACACCATGGTGTACGACGGCTTCCAGGCCAGGGACCTGGCCGAGGCCTGCGCCGAGTTCACCCTCTGGCACCACGAGGCCTTCTCCAAGCGCCAGCTGGGCGGCATCCGCCTCAGCCTGGGCACCG GGAGCAGCTACGGGCTGCCCGTGGGCTGGATGGACTCGACGGCCGAGGAGCAGGGCGtgtggaagcagctgctgcagcagcccggGCGCTGGGTGGAGGCGCTGCTGCCCCTGCGGACCAACCTGGTCCCCCGGGCGTAG
- the GPR3 gene encoding G-protein coupled receptor 3 — MMEKGPPNSSEGQQGWFSARNGSGSSLDLESVVQPLALNPWDVALCISGTIISCENAVVVVVIFYTPAFRAPMFLLMGSLATADLLAGLGLILHFAFVYFIPSGAVSLLTVGLLVTSFTASVCSLLAITIDRYLSLYNALTYYSERTVTRTYIMLILTWGASVCYGLLPVLGWNCLQEPSACSVVRPLTKSHLVLLCASLLAVLAAMLQLYVQICRIVCRHAHQIAVQRHFLASSHHATTRKGIATPAVILGTLASCWLPFAVYGLLGDCSSPALYTYATLLPATYNSMLNPVLYAFRNQEIQKVLWAVCCGCFSPTLPFRSRSPSDV, encoded by the coding sequence ATGATGGAGAAAGGGCCCCCCAACTCCAGCGAAGGCCAGCAAGGCTGGTTCTCAGCCAGGaatggcagtggcagctccTTGGATCTGGAGTCTGTGGTGCAACCCCTCGCCTTGAACCCGTGGGACGTTGCCCTCTGCATCTCGGGGACCATCATCTCCTGTGAGAACGCCGTGGTGGTGGTGGTCATCTTCTACACCCCGGCTTTCCGCGCCCCCATGTTCCTCCTGATGGGCAGCTTGGCCACCGCCGACCTCCTGGCGGGTTTGGGGCTGATCCTGCACTTTGCCTTTGTGTACTTCATCCCGTCGGGGGCGGTCAGCCTGCTCACCGTGGGGCTCCTGGTCACCTCCTTCACGGCCAGCGTCTGCAGCCTGCTGGCCATCACCATCGACCGCTACCTGTCCCTCTACAATGCCCTGACCTACTACTCGGAGAGGACGGTCACCAGGACTTACATCATGCTGATCCTCACCTGGGGAGCCTCCGTCTGCTACGGGCTGCTGCCCGtcctgggctggaactgcctgCAGGAGCCCTCCGCCTGCAGCGTGGTCCGACCGCTGACCAAGAGCCACCTCGTCCTCCTCTGCGCCTCCTTGCTGGCGGTGCTTGCTGCCATGCTCCAGCTGTACGTGCAGATCTGTAGGATCGTGTGCCGGCACGCCCACCAGATTGCCGTCCAGAGGCACTTCTTGGCCAGCTCCCACCACGCCACCACGCGCAAGGGCATCGCCACCCCGGCCGTCATCCTGGGCACGCTGGCGTCCTGCTGGCTGCCCTTCGCTGTCTACGGGCTGCTGGGGGACTGCAGCTCCCCGGCCCTCTACACCTACGCCACCCTGCTCCCCGCCACCTACAACTCCATGCTGAACCCCGTCCTCTACGCCTTCAGGAACCAGGAGATCCAGAAGGTGCTGTGGGCCGTGTGCTGCGGCTGCTTCTCCCCCACGCTGCCCTTCCGCTCCCGCTCCCCCAGTGACGTCTGA